The Acetivibrio cellulolyticus CD2 genome segment ATATGGATTATATTTTGTCATCTATTAAGATAGATTAGATATAAAAAGATTATGATATATATTTGAAGCTTAATATTTTACTTGGTTATTTAGGTCTGTAAAGTGCCATAATTGACGAGTTTGTTTTGTTAGACTTATCAATTATTGCAATGAAATTTGACTTATTAATAAGCTTAGTAGTATGTTTTCAAAGGAGGGGTTTTTTGGATCCGTATATAGTACTGGGAATTGATCCTGATTCATCTGAAATTGAGGTGAAAAAAGCATATAGAATGCTTGCTTTAAAATATCATCCTGATAGGTGTCCAAAAGAATTAAGACATAGCTATGAAGAAAAATTTAAGGAAATTACTGCTGCATATAAAAAAATAACTGAGAACAAGGATAATGCTTTCAGTAAAAAGGAAAGTATAAATATTGTTTTAGAGGAAGTTGAAGCCAAAGACAAAATTAGAAATTGGTTTGATAATAATTTACCAGTTTTGGGGGTTTGTTTAAAAATAGGTTTCTGGACAGCTCTTATTTTCATAGTAGCTGTTCGTGCTCTTTTAATTCTAGCGGAGTATTATTCATATTTTTATTCTATTATTGATATTTGTTTTTGGTCGGTGCCGGTTCTTATATTTATGTACTTATATTTGGTTTTAAGGCGAAATTATAATTTGATACCAATTTTGCTTTTTGCATTATTAACCTCAAGTATTTTTATAGGTATAATTGAATTTTTTGTAAATTTAAGACCTTAAATAACCTTTTAACCAACACATACGAATCACAGACCAGTAAACTGATGGGAATTACCTACGGAAAGGTTATGAATATGACAGTTTATACAGGGTTACTGCCAAAAAGTATAACGATAGCGTAAGGTATAAGTATACACACGATGAAAATGTGGGCTATAAGGAAGATCTTGTAAATGGTTAAACTATAGATATAATTATGATATGGCTGATAGACGATAGACTTGCAGTTGTAGAAGATTCAAAAGGTTACAGCACAAGCTTTGAGTTTGACTTAAACAACGCACTTGACCCTCATGGTTATGCAACAAAGAGGCTGCAAGATTACGCAAGTGGAGGCTGGGCAGGTGTAACATCTAATATTCCATCATTACCATGGAAAAAAATCGGACCAATTGATAACCCAACATACATTGTAAATCCGTTTGAAGAATAAATTCAAAAAACATGACACCAAGAGAATATATTAATATATTCTCTTGGTGTCATAAAACTTATTATTGCGAGGAAAGGGGTTAACATAATGAGAAAACGCTTATTGATATTTACAATCATACCATTACTTAGCGTGTTTTTATTATTAGGAACAGTTATATATTTACATGTTACACACTGGAGTAATAAATATATTTTTGATAATACAGAAATAAAATTATCAGTTCAGGTTACAAATGTTGCTGGAGCATTTAGTGAAATAGAAAGAGAGGCAAAGAAATGGAGAAAGGATGCAATTCTGACTAATATTTTAATGTATTTTGATAATGCAGAATCTATAAGTAACCGCAAGGGGATAATTACGTATTCGTTCTACGCAAAAAATAAGAGTTTTCTCGGGAAACCCTTTGCTATATATTTTATTAAGGTAGATATGGAGAAACAGGCAATTGTTGAGCGTACTTCCTTAGGTATAAAAAACTCTAGCTCAAAAAAACAAGTAAATATTAATAATGTTAATGTTGACATTACTAATATTTTCGATATTCTTGAAAAACAAGAAGGTAAAAACTTTATTGCTAACTATCCTAGTCCGAAGGTAATAATTTCATTAAAGGATAATGAGGCTGATTTTTTTATAGAATATCAAAATAACCAAAATAAAAGTAGGGACTTTTTCAAAGTAGATATTAAAAATGCAAAAGTAAGTGAGGTTAGAAAAGCTAAGTAAATTATTCCATCTATCCAATAGGCTTCTGGACGAGGGCTATGAGGTTATTGGTTTGGATAATCTAAATTCCTATTACGAAGTCTCTCTAAAAGAGTTCAGACTAAACATACTATGCAAAAGAGAAAAATTTAACTTCATAAAAGCCTCACTTGAGTCGAAAGAATTTTCTTGTTTGCAAATACAATTAAAGATTTTGAATAAAATTCTGATATTTCAGGGACTTGTTTCGACAAGTTCCTGTTTGTTACTTACCATGCCCTTAAAAAACAAATTTTGCTGAACGATGTATTCAGTAGGGTTAGCTTTTGCATATGATAGTTATGTAGTATAATAAGTCTTATAAATAATTTGGTAATATTGATGATGTAGTGATTTATATTAGGGGAGATATATTATGAGACTGGGAAGTTTTAAAATTGATCTAAACAGGAAGACTATCATAATATCATTGATAGTTTTAGTGACGTTGGCAGCTGTTTCAATTAGTCTGATGCTAATAAGGCGCAATGAAAAAGATGTTGCAAACAATAATAATGTACCTATAGCCACCTCGCCTAGGTATGCAAGCCCTACGCCTAACAATGTAAGCCCTACCCCTAATAATGAGGTTGTCGTAAATAATGCGAAGGAATTTGCAGATGCTCTAAAGCCGGATGTATTAGTTAAGCTGATGCCTGGGGACTACGACTTGAATAAACTTGCTGAAACTTTTTCGAATGAATATTTTAAAGACGGAAAAATAACAGGGATAAAGAATGTAACTATTGTGGGCTCAGGTGATACAACTTTGGATTTTATTACATATAATACTTATTTACCTGTACTGAATATTGATAATTGCGAAAATATAGTGATAAGAAATTTGAATATGGGTCATGACCCCAAAATAGGAAATGACGTGTGTGTAGGGTATGTGGTGTTAGCGTCTAACAGCAAGAACATAACTTTTGATGGATGTATTTTATTCGGATGTGGTTTGAGGGGACTAAACCTAAATGCTGTTGATGGTTTGGAGTTTAAAAATTCAACTATAAAGGAATGTTCAAGTCAAACTATGTCTCTTAGCAATTCACGCAATCTGAAGTTTGAAGATTCCAAGTTTGTTAATAACGGCGAAGGTGTAAGTACATTAAGTTGTCAAAATATTAAGATTTCAAATTGCAGTTTTGTTGGAGATGGGTATACTCCGAATATAGTTGATAGTGATTTTTCCGTATACCTTAGTGCTGAGGGTACTTTGTTTAGTGATCTTGGTGGATATGCCTCAAGGTATTTTGAAAGCTATGATGATGGGATTTCTAATGTAAGCCTTGAAAAAGTCTGGTTTTCAAATAAATTGTTTTATGATGAAAACTTAAAAATCTATAATAATTTTAAAGAGGCAATGGGAGATACTCTGAAAGCTGTCAATATACATGATGTAGGTGAAGGAAAACAAAAAGAGGAAGCATTATGGGAAGTTATACTGAAATTGGACAAAGAAGAAAAAACAATCTCTAAGGTTGATATTTCAAAAAACATAAAGAAGTTGTCCGGCAAAATTAATGAGATAAAAGATAGTTCACCTAAACAGTATATTTTTAAGTTGTTGTCAAAAGACAATAACTGCGTAATTGAAATTACGTTCAATAAATCAAATTTGGTCAATTTTTTAATGGACAAAAAAAGGAATGATTTTGAGGGCTTTTCTGAAAGTTCTATAAAATCAAGTCTGGTACCACCTTCTAAAATATTTGGTATGGATGTAGACTATCTAAGTGGTGCTGAAGCACTTGGAATTCTTGAAAAGCTTGTAGATGTAAAAAGGGAGGTGAATGACCCTGACTATGTAAATGGCGGAGACTTCCAGAAGTTTAATTATAAAGGTACGCAAGGTTATGGAGGAGAGTGCTGTCATTATATAGACCTGGAGCAAAAGTTGCCTCTGCTGGGGGATTTTATACACTATAGTAAAATAGGAACTTTCAAAGTAAGTTGTTCATCAGGAACGGTGTATTATATAAGTGGAGAGGAAGCTGAGCAGAAGTTGGAAAAGATAAGTGAAGATATCAAGCAGGCAGTTATTGATTATGCTAAGTCAGATGTAAATACATCAGGAAGATTTGATGAAGATAAATCGGTATTTATTCTATTGGATATTGGAAAAGATAAAAAGGCTGTTGATGTGGAATTGTTTAATAATGAAGGTGTATGCGGAACAAAAAGGTATTACCTTATGAAAAAGGAGAAGTATTGAGTAGTGTCCTCGGAAGAAAACTTTACTGATAGAAGTTGATTGTATACAGCGCAAATATTTGCGACACAAATAAATAAAAATATATAAGGAGACAAGCAATGAAAAAAGCAATTATAATTAACAGTGAAGTAATGGGTAAAGGCGATGATGCATTAGGAATCAGATTAATGGGAAATTTCTTGAGGAAGCTTTGGGCAAGCAATGATAAGCCGGACATAATTGCCTTTTATAATTCAGGTGTAAAGTTGATGGGAGAAGGGTCGTCTGTTTTAGATGCACTTACTGCCTTGCATGATCAGGGTGTGGAATTGGTTGCGTGTGGTACATGTATTGATTTTTATGACCTGGATAAGAAGATAAAAGTCGGCAGAAGAACGGATATGGTTGAGATTGTATCAATTATGATGGAAGCAGAGAAAGTTGTAACTATTTAGTTACAACTTTTTAAGAATCTTAGTAAAT includes the following:
- a CDS encoding J domain-containing protein; translation: MDPYIVLGIDPDSSEIEVKKAYRMLALKYHPDRCPKELRHSYEEKFKEITAAYKKITENKDNAFSKKESINIVLEEVEAKDKIRNWFDNNLPVLGVCLKIGFWTALIFIVAVRALLILAEYYSYFYSIIDICFWSVPVLIFMYLYLVLRRNYNLIPILLFALLTSSIFIGIIEFFVNLRP
- a CDS encoding right-handed parallel beta-helix repeat-containing protein codes for the protein MRLGSFKIDLNRKTIIISLIVLVTLAAVSISLMLIRRNEKDVANNNNVPIATSPRYASPTPNNVSPTPNNEVVVNNAKEFADALKPDVLVKLMPGDYDLNKLAETFSNEYFKDGKITGIKNVTIVGSGDTTLDFITYNTYLPVLNIDNCENIVIRNLNMGHDPKIGNDVCVGYVVLASNSKNITFDGCILFGCGLRGLNLNAVDGLEFKNSTIKECSSQTMSLSNSRNLKFEDSKFVNNGEGVSTLSCQNIKISNCSFVGDGYTPNIVDSDFSVYLSAEGTLFSDLGGYASRYFESYDDGISNVSLEKVWFSNKLFYDENLKIYNNFKEAMGDTLKAVNIHDVGEGKQKEEALWEVILKLDKEEKTISKVDISKNIKKLSGKINEIKDSSPKQYIFKLLSKDNNCVIEITFNKSNLVNFLMDKKRNDFEGFSESSIKSSLVPPSKIFGMDVDYLSGAEALGILEKLVDVKREVNDPDYVNGGDFQKFNYKGTQGYGGECCHYIDLEQKLPLLGDFIHYSKIGTFKVSCSSGTVYYISGEEAEQKLEKISEDIKQAVIDYAKSDVNTSGRFDEDKSVFILLDIGKDKKAVDVELFNNEGVCGTKRYYLMKKEKY
- the yedF gene encoding sulfurtransferase-like selenium metabolism protein YedF, with the protein product MKKAIIINSEVMGKGDDALGIRLMGNFLRKLWASNDKPDIIAFYNSGVKLMGEGSSVLDALTALHDQGVELVACGTCIDFYDLDKKIKVGRRTDMVEIVSIMMEAEKVVTI